A window of the Oryza brachyantha chromosome 5, ObraRS2, whole genome shotgun sequence genome harbors these coding sequences:
- the LOC102710493 gene encoding DNA-directed RNA polymerases I and III subunit rpac1, with protein sequence MPKKGTKSSKGTGSEPKEQERRQKKLPEHLELQRTRVVCKFDGPVNTEGFQYGGAFSAMGIDNSVSVDKFCKDFKVEIKRLTEDDVEFDMIGIDASVANAFRRILIAEVPTMAIEKVLIADNSSVIADEVLAHRLGLIPLDADPRLFEYISENDAPNERNTIVYKLHVSCKKGSPRLTVKSGDLEWLPEGSQLPLASPAQSRDKKKTYTSFSQSQKDILEKPLGVKLKDITIARLGPGQAIELEVHAVKGIGKVHAKWSPVATAWYRMLPEVVLSEEFKGDDAEELVKKCPVNVFDIEDLGNGEKRAFVAKPRACTLCRQCVTGPSGEHVHLRRVRDHFIFTIESTGALPPETLFTEAVRILEEKCERVISELS encoded by the exons ATGCCGAAGAAGGGGACGAAGTCGAGCAAGGGCACGGGCAGCGAGCCCAAGGAGCAGGAGCGGAGGCAGAAGAAGCTTCCGGAGCACCTCGAGCTCCAGCGCACGCGCGTCGTCTGCAAGTTCGACGGCCCCGTCAAC ACTGAAGGTTTTCAATATGGTGGTGCTTTTTCTGCTATGGGAATTGATAACAGCGTGTCAGTGGATAAATTTTGCAAAGACTTCAAAGTCGAGATAAAACGACTTACGGAAGATGATGTGGAATTTGATATGATTGGTATTGATGCGTCGGTAGCTAATGCTTTTCGAAGAATACTCATAGCAGAG gtTCCTACAATGGCAATTGAGAAAGTCCTTATTGCTGACAACAGCTCAGTTATAGCAGATGAAGTTCTTGCACATAGACTTGGCCTTATTCCACTTGATGCAGATCCAAGGCTTTTTGAATATATTTCAG AAAATGATGCCCCAAATGAAAGAAACACTATTGTGTACAAACTCcatgtttcatgtaaaaaggGTTCCCCACGGCTTACAG TGAAGTCTGGTGATTTAGAGTGGTTGCCAGAAGGTAGTCAACTACCTTTGGCATCTCCTGCTCAATCTAGGGACAAAAAAAAGACGTACACTTCCTTCAGTCAAAGCCAGAAGGATATCTTAGAAAAGCCTCTTGGTGTGAAATTAAAGGACATAACTATTGCGAGGCTTGGGCCAGGCCAG GCTATTGAACTCGAGGTACATGCTGTTAAGGGAATAGGGAAAGTTCATGCTAAGTGGTCTCCGGTTGCTACAGCCTGGTACAGAATGCTCCCTGAG GTTGTTCTTTCTGAAGAATTCAAAGGCGATGATGCAGAGGAGCTAGTGAAAAAGTGCCCAGTCAATGTTTTTGACATTGAAGACCTGGGAAATG GGGAAAAGAGAGCATTTGTTGCTAAGCCAAGAGCATGCACCCTTTGTAGGCAATGTGTTACGGGACCTTCTGGGGAACATGTACACCTACGGCGCGTCAGAGACCACTTCATCT